A region from the Variovorax paradoxus genome encodes:
- the hpaE gene encoding 5-carboxymethyl-2-hydroxymuconate semialdehyde dehydrogenase — translation MQQINHLIGGKSVTGKDYFETINPATQEVLAEVASGGEAEVNAAVAAAKEAFPKWAGLPAPERAKLVRKLGDLIAQHVPEIAQTETNDCGQVIAQTGKQLIPRAADNFYYFAEMCTRVDGHTYPTHTHLNYTLFHPVGVCALISPWNVPFMTATWKVAPCLAFGNTAVLKMSELSPLTAARLGELALEAGIPPGVLNLVHGYGKEAGEPLVAHPDVRAISFTGSTATGNRIVKSAGLKKFSMELGGKSPFVIFEDADLDRALDAAVFMIFSNNGERCTAGSRILVQQSIYADFAAKFAERARRIVVGDPLDEKTIVGPMISQAHLAKVRSYIELGPKEGATLLCGGLEVPGNLPDRVKKGNYVAPTVFADVDNRMRIAQEEIFGPVACLIPFKDEADAIRLANDIQYGLSSYVWTENIGRAHRVAAAVEAGMCFVNSQNVRDLRQPFGGTKASGTGREGGTWSYEVFCEPKNVAVSMGSHHIPHWGT, via the coding sequence ATGCAACAGATCAACCACCTCATCGGCGGCAAGTCCGTCACAGGCAAGGACTACTTCGAGACCATCAACCCGGCCACGCAGGAGGTTCTGGCCGAGGTCGCCTCGGGCGGCGAGGCCGAAGTGAATGCGGCCGTGGCCGCCGCCAAGGAGGCCTTTCCCAAGTGGGCCGGCCTGCCCGCGCCCGAACGCGCCAAGCTCGTGCGCAAGCTCGGCGACCTGATCGCGCAGCACGTGCCCGAGATCGCACAGACCGAGACCAATGACTGCGGCCAGGTGATCGCACAGACCGGCAAGCAGCTGATTCCGCGCGCGGCCGACAACTTCTACTACTTCGCCGAGATGTGCACGCGCGTCGACGGCCACACCTACCCCACGCACACGCACCTGAACTACACGCTGTTTCACCCGGTGGGCGTGTGCGCGCTCATCAGCCCGTGGAACGTGCCCTTCATGACCGCCACCTGGAAGGTCGCGCCCTGCCTGGCCTTCGGCAACACCGCGGTGCTGAAGATGAGCGAGCTCTCGCCGCTCACGGCCGCGCGGCTGGGTGAGCTGGCGCTCGAAGCCGGCATTCCGCCCGGCGTGCTCAACCTCGTGCACGGCTATGGCAAGGAAGCCGGCGAGCCGCTGGTGGCGCACCCCGACGTGCGCGCGATCTCGTTCACCGGCTCCACCGCCACCGGCAACCGCATCGTGAAGAGCGCGGGCCTGAAGAAGTTCAGCATGGAGCTGGGCGGCAAGAGCCCGTTCGTGATCTTCGAAGACGCCGATCTCGACCGCGCGCTCGATGCGGCGGTGTTCATGATCTTCAGCAACAACGGCGAACGCTGCACGGCCGGTTCGCGCATCCTGGTGCAGCAGTCGATCTATGCCGACTTTGCCGCGAAGTTCGCCGAGCGCGCCAGGCGCATCGTGGTGGGCGACCCGCTCGACGAGAAGACCATCGTCGGGCCGATGATTTCGCAGGCGCACCTGGCGAAGGTGCGCAGCTATATCGAACTCGGTCCGAAGGAAGGCGCGACGCTCTTGTGCGGCGGGCTCGAGGTTCCGGGCAACCTGCCCGATCGCGTGAAGAAGGGCAACTACGTGGCGCCCACCGTGTTCGCCGACGTAGACAACCGGATGCGAATTGCGCAGGAAGAAATCTTCGGACCGGTGGCGTGCCTGATTCCGTTCAAGGACGAGGCCGATGCGATTCGCCTTGCCAACGACATCCAGTACGGCCTGAGCAGCTATGTATGGACCGAGAACATCGGCCGCGCGCACCGCGTGGCCGCCGCGGTCGAGGCCGGCATGTGCTTCGTCAACAGCCAGAACGTGCGCGACCTGCGCCAGCCCTTCGGCGGCACCAAGGCCTCGGGCACGGGGCGCGAAGGCGGCACCTGGAGTTATGAAGTGTTCTGCGAGCCGAAGAATGTGGCGGTGTCGATGGGCTCGCATCACATTCCGCATTGGGGGACTTGA
- a CDS encoding aromatic ring-opening dioxygenase subunit LigA: MSLYAMQKFLFTLNRDAQVQRRYGEGGETRAALLAAYDFDDEEREAIDKGDIGKLYVLGCNGQLLMHFAPLLGIAWADYLEAMREGVRKYGPVRAGIYAMTTGTDEKVAGV; encoded by the coding sequence ATGAGCCTGTACGCCATGCAGAAATTCCTGTTCACGCTCAACCGTGACGCCCAGGTGCAGCGCCGGTATGGCGAAGGCGGCGAAACACGTGCCGCGTTGCTGGCTGCCTATGACTTCGACGACGAAGAGCGCGAAGCCATCGACAAGGGCGACATCGGCAAGCTGTATGTGCTCGGCTGCAATGGACAACTGCTCATGCACTTTGCACCGCTGCTCGGCATTGCATGGGCCGACTATCTCGAAGCCATGCGCGAAGGCGTGCGCAAGTATGGCCCCGTGCGCGCCGGCATCTACGCCATGACAACAGGCACAGACGAGAAAGTGGCAGGCGTATGA
- a CDS encoding extradiol ring-cleavage dioxygenase — MSLVFAGVCSHAPGITGRAHLADPAAKDEFHAQFHRLGEAMRATKPDAVIVIAAEHFANFFMNNMPAYAIGMADSYEGPIEDPKWLGIEKHTIPGDAALSQRLIREVMQTVDVAYAEEWKLDHGIMVPLNFLTPNFDTKVIPVNINCQGPPLTPLHRAWAFGEALRRACDKAPERIALVGTGGISHWPATPDSGKVNAAWDAEFMRRWCANDREALLSQDDYNDEATYREAGQGGFEIRTFISVAAAARGKGNILHMKAIPIFAVTCTAATMSVE, encoded by the coding sequence ATGAGCCTCGTATTCGCAGGCGTGTGCAGCCACGCCCCCGGCATCACGGGCCGCGCCCACCTGGCCGACCCGGCCGCCAAGGACGAGTTCCACGCGCAGTTCCACCGCCTCGGTGAAGCCATGCGCGCCACGAAGCCCGATGCGGTGATCGTCATCGCGGCCGAGCACTTCGCGAACTTCTTCATGAACAACATGCCCGCGTATGCGATCGGCATGGCCGACAGCTACGAGGGCCCGATCGAGGACCCGAAGTGGCTGGGCATCGAGAAGCACACCATTCCCGGCGACGCCGCGCTGTCGCAGCGCCTGATCCGCGAGGTGATGCAGACCGTGGACGTGGCCTACGCGGAAGAATGGAAGCTCGACCACGGCATCATGGTGCCGCTGAACTTTCTCACGCCGAACTTCGACACCAAGGTCATTCCCGTGAACATCAACTGCCAGGGTCCGCCGCTCACGCCGCTGCACCGCGCATGGGCGTTCGGCGAGGCGCTGCGCCGCGCCTGCGACAAGGCGCCCGAGCGCATCGCGCTGGTGGGCACCGGCGGCATCTCGCACTGGCCGGCCACGCCCGATTCGGGCAAGGTGAATGCAGCCTGGGACGCCGAGTTCATGCGCCGCTGGTGCGCCAACGACCGCGAGGCGCTGCTCTCGCAAGACGATTACAACGACGAGGCCACCTACCGCGAAGCGGGCCAGGGCGGCTTCGAGATTCGCACCTTCATCAGCGTGGCCGCGGCTGCACGCGGCAAAGGGAATATCTTGCACATGAAGGCCATACCGATCTTCGCGGTGACATGCACCGCCGCGACGATGTCGGTCGAATGA
- a CDS encoding nuclear transport factor 2 family protein, whose product MQRATLAALLAAATLFLAACAPMGTGKPQAATAQQETNRQTVLAFYEKGLNQKDADAALQYVGNRYVQHNPTAADGPEGFRKFIAFLREKFPKSHSDIKRSFVDGDHVILHVNSVREPGTRGSAIVDIFKLENGKIVEHWDVVQPVPETAANKNGMF is encoded by the coding sequence ATGCAACGCGCCACCCTCGCGGCCCTTTTGGCGGCCGCCACCCTGTTCCTTGCCGCCTGCGCCCCCATGGGCACCGGCAAGCCGCAAGCCGCCACCGCCCAGCAGGAGACCAACCGCCAGACGGTACTCGCCTTCTACGAAAAAGGCCTGAACCAGAAGGACGCCGACGCGGCCCTGCAGTACGTGGGCAACCGCTATGTGCAGCACAACCCTACGGCGGCCGACGGGCCCGAGGGCTTCCGCAAGTTCATTGCGTTCCTGCGCGAGAAGTTTCCGAAATCGCACAGCGATATCAAGCGCAGTTTTGTCGATGGCGACCATGTGATCCTGCACGTCAACTCGGTGCGCGAACCGGGCACACGCGGCAGTGCCATCGTCGATATCTTCAAGCTGGAGAACGGGAAGATCGTCGAGCACTGGGATGTGGTGCAGCCCGTGCCCGAAACCGCCGCGAACAAGAACGGCATGTTCTGA
- a CDS encoding Bug family tripartite tricarboxylate transporter substrate binding protein, translated as MNTRKKIRGVAATLVALSASMFALDASAQTAAYPAKPVRWVVGYPAGGGTDFLARTVGAQVSQQVGQPVLVDNKPGAGAIIASENVARSPGDGYTVFSADNGVLVYNPALYKKLPYDAEKDFALVGMMGRSPLVITAAPNAGIADAKALVAALKASPGKYSIATPGTGSPHHLAMELFQREAGVSMLHVPYKGGAPALQDLMGGQVPLMMLDLPSGVSAVKAGKVVPLLAMSAERIPQLPNVPTAKEMGYANVEAYTWQGLVAPAATPKEVQARLGAELQKAMGDAGVRQKLYDAGWEARPADATEMTRYTDAERKKWHALIKARDIKLD; from the coding sequence ATGAACACCAGAAAGAAAATACGCGGCGTCGCGGCCACCCTCGTGGCGTTGAGCGCCTCGATGTTCGCGCTCGATGCATCGGCGCAGACCGCGGCCTACCCCGCCAAGCCCGTGCGCTGGGTGGTGGGCTACCCGGCCGGCGGCGGCACCGACTTTCTCGCACGCACGGTCGGCGCGCAGGTGTCGCAGCAGGTGGGCCAGCCGGTGCTCGTCGACAACAAGCCCGGCGCGGGCGCGATCATCGCGTCGGAGAACGTGGCGCGTTCGCCGGGCGACGGCTACACCGTGTTCTCGGCCGACAACGGCGTGCTGGTCTACAACCCCGCGCTCTACAAGAAGCTGCCCTACGACGCCGAGAAAGACTTCGCGCTCGTCGGCATGATGGGCCGCTCGCCGCTCGTCATCACGGCCGCGCCCAATGCGGGCATCGCCGATGCCAAGGCGCTCGTCGCCGCGCTGAAGGCTTCACCCGGCAAATACAGCATCGCGACGCCTGGCACAGGCAGCCCGCACCACCTCGCGATGGAACTGTTCCAGCGCGAGGCCGGCGTGTCGATGCTTCACGTGCCCTACAAGGGCGGCGCACCCGCGCTTCAAGACCTGATGGGCGGCCAGGTTCCGCTGATGATGCTCGACCTGCCCAGCGGTGTGAGCGCGGTCAAGGCCGGCAAGGTGGTACCGCTGCTCGCGATGTCGGCCGAGCGCATTCCGCAGCTGCCCAATGTGCCCACCGCCAAGGAGATGGGCTACGCCAACGTCGAGGCCTACACCTGGCAGGGCCTCGTGGCGCCCGCAGCCACGCCGAAGGAAGTGCAGGCCAGGCTCGGCGCCGAGCTGCAGAAGGCCATGGGCGATGCGGGCGTGCGCCAGAAACTCTATGACGCGGGCTGGGAAGCACGCCCTGCCGACGCCACCGAAATGACGCGCTACACCGATGCGGAGCGCAAGAAATGGCACGCGCTGATCAAGGCGCGCGACATCAAGCTCGACTGA
- a CDS encoding aldolase/citrate lyase family protein, translating to MQTPLNTFKQAMQAGEQKIGLWVGLADGYAAEILAGTGFDWLLVDGEHAPNDVRSVLAQLQGISSAWSAQPESERSHPVVRVPVGDVTLLKQYLDIGAQTILVPMVDTAEQAARMVQGMRYPPEGIRGMGSALARASRWQAYPHYLHEANAQACLLVQAETVEAMKNLDAIAATPGVNGVFIGPADLSASMGFVGQPNHPEVQAMIADAIARIRKAGKAPGILSTTEEQARKWLAAGAQFVAVGVDTILLTAAAKQLSSRYKSAASAVTPSGY from the coding sequence ATGCAAACACCCCTGAACACCTTCAAGCAGGCCATGCAGGCCGGCGAACAGAAGATCGGCCTCTGGGTCGGCCTGGCCGACGGCTATGCGGCCGAGATCCTGGCCGGCACCGGCTTCGACTGGCTGCTGGTCGACGGCGAGCACGCGCCCAACGACGTGCGCTCGGTGCTCGCGCAGCTGCAGGGCATCTCGAGCGCCTGGTCGGCGCAGCCCGAGTCCGAGCGCTCGCATCCCGTGGTGCGGGTTCCCGTCGGCGACGTCACGCTGCTCAAGCAGTACCTCGACATCGGCGCGCAGACCATCCTGGTGCCGATGGTCGACACCGCCGAGCAGGCGGCGCGCATGGTGCAGGGCATGCGCTACCCGCCCGAAGGCATCCGCGGCATGGGCAGCGCCCTGGCGCGCGCCTCGCGCTGGCAGGCCTATCCGCACTACCTGCACGAAGCCAACGCGCAGGCCTGCCTGCTGGTGCAGGCCGAAACCGTGGAGGCCATGAAGAACCTCGACGCCATCGCGGCCACGCCGGGCGTGAACGGCGTGTTCATCGGGCCGGCCGACCTGTCGGCCTCGATGGGCTTCGTAGGCCAGCCGAACCATCCCGAGGTGCAGGCCATGATCGCCGACGCCATTGCGCGCATCCGCAAGGCCGGCAAGGCGCCGGGCATTCTGTCGACCACCGAGGAGCAGGCGCGCAAGTGGCTGGCCGCCGGCGCGCAGTTCGTGGCGGTGGGGGTGGACACCATCCTGCTCACGGCGGCGGCGAAGCAGCTGTCGTCCCGATACAAGAGCGCCGCGAGCGCCGTGACGCCCAGCGGCTACTGA
- the hpaH gene encoding 2-oxo-hept-4-ene-1,7-dioate hydratase has protein sequence MLTADTIARLAAELHESERSRVQVEHFSKRFPEMTIEDGYAISREWVKHKIAEGRVVKGHKIGLTSRAMQQSSQIDEPDYGTLLDDMFFEQGGDIPFKRFIAPRIEVELAFVLGRKLQGPNVSIFDVLAATDYVVPAIEIIDARIEQFDRHTKAPRKVFDTIADNAANAGIVMGGRPVKPDAVDLRWVSALLYKNGVIEESGVAAAVLNHPATGVAWLANKLAPWDECLEAGEIVLGGSFTRPTTALAGDTFHADYGPLGAIAFRLV, from the coding sequence ATGCTCACTGCCGACACCATTGCCAGGCTCGCGGCCGAACTGCACGAAAGCGAGAGGTCGCGCGTGCAGGTCGAGCATTTCTCCAAGCGCTTTCCCGAGATGACCATCGAGGACGGCTACGCCATCTCGCGCGAATGGGTGAAGCACAAGATCGCCGAGGGCCGCGTCGTGAAGGGCCACAAGATCGGCCTCACTTCGCGCGCCATGCAGCAGTCGAGCCAGATCGACGAGCCCGACTACGGCACCCTGCTCGACGACATGTTCTTCGAGCAGGGCGGCGACATCCCGTTCAAGCGCTTCATCGCGCCGCGCATCGAGGTGGAGCTGGCCTTCGTGCTCGGCAGGAAGCTGCAGGGGCCGAACGTGAGCATCTTCGACGTGCTCGCCGCCACCGACTACGTGGTGCCGGCCATCGAGATCATCGACGCGCGCATCGAGCAGTTCGACCGCCACACCAAGGCGCCGCGCAAGGTGTTCGACACCATTGCCGACAACGCGGCCAATGCGGGCATCGTGATGGGCGGCCGGCCGGTCAAGCCCGACGCGGTCGACCTGCGCTGGGTCAGCGCGCTGCTCTACAAGAACGGCGTGATCGAGGAATCGGGCGTGGCCGCGGCCGTGCTCAACCATCCGGCCACGGGCGTGGCCTGGCTCGCGAACAAGCTCGCGCCGTGGGACGAGTGCCTCGAAGCCGGTGAAATCGTGCTGGGCGGCTCGTTCACGCGGCCGACCACCGCCCTGGCCGGCGACACCTTCCATGCAGACTACGGTCCCTTGGGCGCCATCGCTTTCCGCTTGGTCTAA
- a CDS encoding fumarylacetoacetate hydrolase family protein — protein MKHARVIFEGREHTGIAHEFNGQADAAVRLDDGRVVPQEQLVWLPPLAPSPRPRTILALGLNYADHAKELEFKAPEEPLVFVKGQSTLIGHRQHTHRPAGVQFMHYECELAIVVGKTAKNVKRADAYDFIGGYTVANDYAIRDYLENWYRPNLRVKNRDTCTPLGPWFVDAADVPDPMALALKTTVNGTVTQQGSTRDMIFDVPFLIEYFSRFMTLSPGDLILTGTPDGVVDCEPGDVVICEIEHIGALVNTIDAA, from the coding sequence ATGAAGCACGCACGCGTCATCTTCGAAGGTCGTGAGCACACCGGCATCGCGCACGAATTCAACGGCCAGGCCGATGCCGCCGTGCGGCTGGACGACGGCCGCGTCGTGCCGCAGGAACAGCTTGTGTGGCTGCCGCCGCTCGCGCCCTCGCCGCGCCCGCGCACCATCCTCGCGCTCGGCCTGAACTACGCCGACCACGCGAAGGAACTCGAGTTCAAGGCGCCCGAGGAACCCTTGGTGTTCGTCAAGGGCCAGAGCACGCTCATCGGCCACCGCCAGCACACGCACCGGCCGGCCGGCGTGCAGTTCATGCACTACGAGTGCGAGCTCGCCATCGTGGTCGGCAAGACCGCGAAGAACGTGAAGCGGGCCGACGCCTACGACTTCATCGGCGGCTACACGGTCGCCAACGACTACGCGATCCGCGACTACCTCGAGAACTGGTACCGCCCCAACCTGCGCGTGAAGAACCGCGACACCTGCACGCCGCTCGGCCCCTGGTTCGTCGACGCGGCCGACGTGCCCGACCCCATGGCACTCGCATTGAAGACCACGGTGAACGGCACCGTCACGCAGCAGGGCAGCACGCGCGACATGATCTTCGACGTGCCCTTTCTCATCGAATACTTCAGCCGCTTCATGACACTGTCGCCGGGCGACCTGATCCTCACGGGCACGCCCGACGGCGTGGTCGACTGCGAGCCGGGCGACGTGGTCATCTGCGAGATCGAGCACATCGGCGCTTTGGTCAACACCATCGACGCGGCCTGA
- the ilvD gene encoding dihydroxy-acid dehydratase, with the protein MTTPTDPNSKRFRSATIRQGTIRATTRSFLHALGQDDEDIERPHIGVFHTGGEMSPCNLNLREQAQHAKTGIYAGGGTPHECPVVSVSDGLTMAHSGMRFSLISRELIADSVEASTRGHQWDGIFAIGACDKNLPGLMMGMVRCNVPSVFVHGGSALPGQMPGPDGRDLNVVDTYETIGKVLAGTATHGELDAMSRACLPTAGACAGQFTANTMGMVSEALGLAPIGSSMVPAVFSERAPLMRRAAKNLMKAVMGDSPLPRDIVTRKALENACAVVSATGGSTNAALHLPAIAHEAGIRFHLDDVAEIFARTPLIADLRPGGQYLARDVFYIGGAGVILRTLMAQGFVHGDALTFTGRTLAEELADAAAPDGRVVRAPGNPISRDGGLAVLKGNLCPDGALLKTAGLQTLVHRGPARVFDSEEEAQAAVQNRRYEPGDVIVIRNEGPRGSPGMREMLGITALLYGQGMGDKVALLTDGRFSGATRGLCIGYAGPEAADGGPIAALQDGDMVAIDARAGARSISVELAAEEIALRLSRRQVNAGVPHRGLLEKYALTVRPACQGAVTHSGAVTWLRDES; encoded by the coding sequence ATGACCACCCCCACCGATCCGAACAGCAAGCGCTTCCGCTCCGCCACCATCCGCCAAGGCACGATCCGCGCGACCACGCGCAGCTTCCTGCATGCGCTGGGCCAGGACGACGAGGACATCGAACGCCCGCACATCGGCGTGTTCCACACCGGCGGCGAGATGAGCCCGTGCAACCTCAACCTGCGCGAGCAGGCACAGCACGCCAAGACCGGCATCTACGCCGGCGGCGGCACGCCCCACGAATGCCCGGTGGTGTCGGTGAGCGACGGGCTCACCATGGCGCATTCGGGCATGCGCTTCTCGCTGATCTCGCGCGAGCTGATCGCCGACAGCGTCGAGGCCTCCACGCGCGGCCACCAGTGGGACGGCATCTTCGCCATCGGCGCCTGCGACAAGAACCTGCCGGGGCTGATGATGGGCATGGTGCGCTGCAATGTGCCGAGCGTGTTCGTGCACGGCGGCTCGGCGCTGCCGGGGCAGATGCCGGGCCCGGACGGGCGCGACCTCAACGTGGTCGACACCTACGAGACCATCGGCAAGGTGCTGGCCGGCACCGCCACGCACGGCGAACTCGACGCGATGAGCCGCGCCTGCCTGCCCACGGCCGGCGCGTGCGCGGGGCAGTTCACGGCCAACACCATGGGCATGGTGTCGGAGGCGCTGGGCCTGGCGCCCATCGGTTCGAGCATGGTGCCGGCGGTGTTCAGCGAACGCGCACCGCTGATGCGCCGCGCCGCGAAGAACCTCATGAAGGCGGTGATGGGCGACAGCCCCCTGCCGCGCGACATCGTCACGCGCAAGGCGTTGGAAAACGCCTGCGCCGTGGTCTCGGCCACGGGCGGCTCGACCAACGCCGCGCTGCACCTGCCGGCCATCGCGCACGAGGCCGGCATCAGGTTCCACCTGGACGACGTCGCCGAGATCTTCGCGCGCACGCCGCTCATCGCAGACCTGCGCCCGGGTGGGCAGTACCTGGCGCGCGACGTGTTCTACATCGGCGGGGCGGGCGTCATTCTTCGCACGCTGATGGCGCAGGGCTTCGTGCATGGCGATGCGCTCACCTTCACCGGCCGCACGCTGGCCGAGGAACTGGCCGATGCCGCCGCGCCCGACGGCCGCGTGGTGCGCGCGCCCGGCAACCCGATCTCGCGCGACGGCGGCCTGGCCGTGCTCAAGGGCAATCTCTGCCCCGACGGCGCGCTGCTCAAGACCGCGGGCCTCCAGACGCTGGTGCACCGCGGCCCGGCGCGCGTCTTCGATTCGGAGGAAGAAGCGCAGGCCGCCGTGCAGAACCGGCGCTACGAGCCCGGCGACGTGATCGTGATCCGCAACGAAGGCCCCCGGGGCAGCCCCGGCATGCGCGAGATGCTGGGCATCACCGCCCTGCTCTACGGCCAGGGCATGGGCGACAAAGTGGCGCTTTTGACCGACGGGCGCTTCTCGGGCGCCACGCGCGGGCTTTGCATCGGCTATGCGGGGCCCGAAGCGGCCGACGGCGGGCCGATTGCGGCGCTGCAGGACGGCGACATGGTGGCCATCGACGCGCGGGCCGGGGCGCGCAGCATTTCGGTGGAACTGGCGGCGGAGGAAATTGCGCTCCGGCTCTCCAGACGTCAGGTAAACGCGGGGGTCCCGCACCGCGGCTTGCTGGAAAAATACGCGCTCACCGTGCGCCCGGCCTGCCAGGGCGCCGTGACCCATTCGGGCGCAGTCACCTGGCTGCGCGACGAATCGTGA
- a CDS encoding fumarylacetoacetate hydrolase family protein, whose amino-acid sequence MSGNPHFMPAGTVYGTLLNFRAEFEALAPQMTQLPYKAPPKAPVLYVKTVNTWSPHGSAIAMPSSVSEVEVGASIGMVIGAEGDVEGFVLMNDLSIPHASFFRPPVKFKCVDGFLGIGPALRDAQEVADPAHFHVEVRINGALKQSIDFSQLVRPAQQLLADVGEFMTLAHGDVLMLGCDAGRPLARAGDRIEISAPGFEALSNTLVQEAAA is encoded by the coding sequence ATGAGCGGCAACCCCCATTTCATGCCCGCCGGCACCGTGTACGGCACGCTGTTGAATTTCCGCGCCGAGTTCGAGGCGCTCGCCCCGCAGATGACGCAGCTGCCCTACAAGGCCCCGCCGAAGGCGCCCGTGCTCTACGTGAAGACGGTCAACACCTGGAGCCCGCACGGCAGCGCCATCGCGATGCCTTCGTCCGTGTCCGAGGTGGAAGTCGGCGCCAGCATCGGCATGGTGATCGGCGCCGAGGGCGACGTCGAAGGCTTCGTACTGATGAACGACCTCTCGATCCCGCATGCGAGCTTCTTCCGCCCGCCCGTGAAGTTCAAATGCGTCGACGGCTTCCTGGGCATTGGCCCGGCGCTGCGCGATGCGCAGGAGGTGGCCGACCCCGCGCACTTCCACGTCGAGGTGCGCATCAACGGCGCGCTGAAGCAGTCGATCGACTTCTCGCAGCTCGTGCGGCCCGCGCAGCAGCTGCTCGCCGACGTCGGCGAATTCATGACGCTCGCGCATGGCGACGTGCTGATGCTGGGCTGCGATGCCGGCCGGCCGCTGGCGCGTGCGGGCGACCGCATCGAGATCTCGGCGCCGGGCTTCGAGGCCTTGAGCAACACGCTGGTGCAAGAGGCCGCAGCATGA
- a CDS encoding Bug family tripartite tricarboxylate transporter substrate binding protein, producing MTFTRRQLLQTTGASALLASLGQHAFAQASLETATIVTGFAAGGTSDTTCRRIAQKLSPDYAKAAVVENRTGAGGQIAVSYVKGRPADGATILQTPTSILTIYPHIYKKLPYDPMVDLTPVSIACIFDFGFAVGPAVPASVKTVPEFLAWAKANPAGANFGSPAAGSTPHFIGALLGNKGGVELKHAAYRGTQPAMLDLLGSNISAVSGPIGDITQHLASGKVRILGVSGAKRSRFAPDVPTFGEQGIKDMAHSEWFAFFLPAKASPELVAKLNTSMKSALAQKDVIDGLGTFGLEAMSSTPGELTDLLKKDTAKWAPIVKEVGFTAEG from the coding sequence ATGACCTTCACCCGCCGCCAGCTGCTGCAGACCACCGGCGCCTCAGCGCTGCTTGCCAGCCTGGGCCAGCATGCCTTCGCGCAAGCCTCGCTCGAAACCGCCACCATCGTCACCGGCTTTGCGGCCGGTGGCACCTCGGACACCACCTGCCGGCGCATCGCGCAGAAGCTCAGCCCCGACTACGCCAAGGCCGCCGTGGTGGAAAACCGCACCGGCGCGGGCGGCCAGATCGCCGTGAGCTACGTGAAGGGCCGGCCCGCCGACGGCGCCACCATCCTGCAGACGCCGACCTCCATCCTCACGATCTATCCGCACATCTACAAGAAGCTGCCGTACGACCCGATGGTCGACCTCACGCCGGTGAGCATCGCGTGCATCTTCGACTTCGGCTTTGCGGTCGGCCCCGCGGTGCCCGCCAGCGTGAAGACGGTGCCCGAGTTCCTGGCCTGGGCCAAGGCCAATCCGGCCGGCGCCAACTTCGGCTCGCCGGCCGCGGGCTCCACGCCGCACTTCATCGGCGCGTTGCTGGGCAATAAGGGCGGCGTCGAACTCAAGCACGCCGCCTACCGCGGCACGCAGCCGGCCATGCTCGACCTGCTGGGCAGCAACATCTCGGCCGTCTCGGGCCCCATCGGCGACATCACGCAGCACCTGGCCTCGGGCAAGGTGCGCATCCTGGGCGTCTCGGGTGCCAAGCGCAGCCGCTTCGCGCCCGACGTGCCGACCTTCGGCGAGCAGGGCATCAAGGACATGGCGCACAGCGAATGGTTCGCCTTCTTCCTGCCGGCCAAGGCCTCGCCGGAGTTGGTCGCGAAGCTCAACACTTCGATGAAGAGCGCGCTGGCGCAGAAGGACGTGATCGACGGCCTCGGCACCTTCGGCCTGGAAGCCATGTCTTCCACGCCCGGCGAGCTGACCGACCTGCTCAAGAAAGACACCGCCAAGTGGGCGCCGATCGTGAAAGAAGTCGGCTTCACGGCTGAGGGATAA
- a CDS encoding 5-carboxymethyl-2-hydroxymuconate Delta-isomerase codes for MPHLVILYTPNIEAETDMSALCRTLADTMLAQRDEAGKPVFPVGGTRVLAYPAAHYAVADGKADYAFAYLNLRMAAGRPEAVKKKAGDDLLAAVRTHFEPIFDKRHIGITLQIDESPGQVYDGKHSNLHPLFNK; via the coding sequence ATGCCCCACCTGGTGATCCTCTACACGCCCAACATCGAAGCCGAGACCGACATGTCGGCGCTGTGCCGCACGCTGGCCGACACCATGCTCGCGCAGCGCGACGAGGCCGGCAAGCCGGTGTTCCCCGTCGGCGGCACGCGCGTGCTGGCCTATCCCGCCGCGCACTACGCGGTAGCCGACGGCAAGGCCGACTACGCCTTCGCGTACCTCAACCTCCGCATGGCCGCAGGCCGGCCCGAGGCCGTGAAGAAGAAGGCCGGCGACGACCTGCTGGCCGCCGTGCGCACGCATTTCGAACCGATCTTCGACAAGCGCCACATCGGCATCACGCTGCAGATCGACGAAAGCCCGGGCCAGGTGTATGACGGCAAGCACAGCAACCTGCATCCTCTTTTCAACAAGTAG